CAGAAGTTCGAGTTCTGTAGGAGCAAACTACCGGGCAGCTCAGAGGGCAAAGTCAACAGCTGATTTTATTAATAAACTAAAAATTGTTGAGGAAGAAGCAGATGAAAGTATGTATTTTCTTGAGCTTTTTCTTGAAATACTTGATCATGACTTGGAGGAAGTAAAAGCTTTGCATTCTGAAGCGAATGAAATAATTTCTATTGTTGTAGCTTCAATAAATACGGCCAAAAGAAATCAAAAGGAGAGATAGAACTTCTAAACTCTAACTTCTAAAATCTAACTTCAAATGAGGATCATTCCAGCAATAGACATCATCGACGGAAAGTGTGTTCGACTTTCTCAGGGTGATTACAATTCAAAGAAAATATATAATGAGAATCCGCTGGAGGTGGCGAAGCAATTCGAGGATCACGGCATACAATATTTGCACCTGGTGGATCTTGACGGCGCCAAGTCAAAACATATCGTAAATTATAAGGTGCTTGAACAAATAGCTTCGGGAACTGGCCTTCAAGTTGATTTTGGCGGCGGGCTCAAATCGGATAAAGATTTGGAGATCGCCTTTAACAGCGGAGCTTCCCAGGTCACCGGCGGCAGTATTGCGGTTAAAGACCGGGATGTTTTTCTTTCGTGGCTTGAGAAGTACGGCAGTGAAAAGATCATTTTAGGTGCAGATGCGAAAGACGAAAAAGTTGCAGTGAGTGGCTGGTTGGAAGAGTCGGAAGAGGACTTGATTCCTTTTATTCAGAAGTACTTTGAAAAT
This Salinimicrobium tongyeongense DNA region includes the following protein-coding sequences:
- the hisA gene encoding 1-(5-phosphoribosyl)-5-[(5-phosphoribosylamino)methylideneamino]imidazole-4-carboxamide isomerase, which produces MRIIPAIDIIDGKCVRLSQGDYNSKKIYNENPLEVAKQFEDHGIQYLHLVDLDGAKSKHIVNYKVLEQIASGTGLQVDFGGGLKSDKDLEIAFNSGASQVTGGSIAVKDRDVFLSWLEKYGSEKIILGADAKDEKVAVSGWLEESEEDLIPFIQKYFENGIQYVICTDIAKDGMLQGPSFGLYQKILQEITGIKLIASGGISLFEDLPKLQEIGCEGAILGKAIYENKISLKQLEEFVL
- a CDS encoding four helix bundle protein, encoding MKDLKLRTKEFAVDCWKFCHKIPHSREYNAYVNQLIRSSSSVGANYRAAQRAKSTADFINKLKIVEEEADESMYFLELFLEILDHDLEEVKALHSEANEIISIVVASINTAKRNQKER